In the genome of Acidimicrobiia bacterium, one region contains:
- the map gene encoding type I methionyl aminopeptidase, whose product MMTIKSEADFAAMRRAGRIVARIHEALRDAASPGVSLLDLDAIAARIVRDGKTTSNFLGYHGFPAVTCLSVNEEIVHGIPSARRLEEGDILSVDAGAVYEGWHADGAITFPVGAVPEETSRLLAVTEKAMWAGIEAATIGTRIGDLGAVIGAVAEEAGYGIVRDYTGHGIGRAMHEEPQIPNFGRPGTGMRLRRGMAVCLEPMFNLGGDDTRVLEDGWTVVTADGSLSAHFEHTVAITPDGPQVLTLA is encoded by the coding sequence ATGATGACCATCAAGTCTGAGGCCGACTTCGCCGCGATGCGGCGCGCCGGCCGCATCGTCGCCCGGATCCACGAGGCACTTCGCGATGCGGCGTCACCAGGGGTCAGTCTGCTCGATCTGGATGCCATCGCCGCCCGGATCGTTCGAGACGGCAAGACGACCTCCAACTTTCTCGGGTACCACGGCTTTCCGGCCGTGACCTGCCTGTCGGTCAACGAGGAGATCGTTCACGGCATCCCCTCGGCCAGGCGCCTCGAGGAGGGCGACATCCTCAGTGTCGACGCCGGTGCCGTGTACGAAGGCTGGCACGCCGATGGGGCGATCACCTTCCCGGTGGGTGCCGTACCCGAAGAGACCAGTCGGCTGCTGGCGGTGACCGAGAAGGCCATGTGGGCCGGAATCGAGGCGGCGACCATCGGCACCCGGATCGGCGACCTGGGAGCGGTCATCGGAGCCGTCGCCGAAGAGGCCGGCTACGGGATCGTGCGCGACTACACGGGACACGGCATCGGCCGGGCGATGCACGAGGAGCCTCAGATCCCCAACTTCGGACGGCCCGGAACCGGAATGCGCCTCCGACGGGGGATGGCGGTGTGTCTCGAACCGATGTTCAACCTCGGCGGCGACGACACCCGCGTCCTCGAAGATGGCTGGACCGTCGTCACCGCCGACGGTTCGCTCTCGGCCCACTTCGAGCACACCGTCGCCATCACTCCCGATGGGCCGCAGGTGCTGACACTGGCCTGA
- a CDS encoding adenylate kinase: protein MGRRILLLGAPGAGKGTQAELLCRALGVPHISTGAMLREHVADGTALGLRAAAIMEAGDLVPDDLVVAMVDERLARPDAACGFLLDGFPRTLNQAEALDAAVGAEALDAVIAIEVPEEELVARALARGRSDDSVSSIRNRLDVYRRDTEPLIDHYRRSGRVVREVDGVGAIDEVLSRIVATLAS from the coding sequence ATGGGTAGGCGGATCCTGCTCCTCGGGGCCCCGGGTGCCGGCAAGGGCACCCAGGCGGAGCTGCTCTGTCGAGCCCTTGGAGTTCCCCACATCTCCACCGGTGCGATGCTCAGGGAGCACGTGGCCGACGGCACCGCCCTGGGACTGCGGGCGGCGGCGATCATGGAGGCGGGCGATCTGGTGCCAGACGACCTGGTGGTGGCCATGGTCGACGAGCGCCTGGCCCGTCCCGACGCCGCTTGTGGCTTCCTGCTCGACGGATTCCCGCGCACCCTGAATCAGGCCGAGGCACTCGATGCCGCCGTCGGCGCCGAGGCACTCGATGCCGTGATCGCCATCGAGGTGCCTGAAGAGGAGCTCGTGGCCCGAGCCCTTGCTCGTGGCCGCAGCGATGACAGCGTCTCTTCCATTCGCAACCGGTTGGATGTCTACCGGCGCGACACTGAGCCCCTCATCGACCACTACCGCCGATCGGGGCGAGTCGTCCGGGAGGTCGATGGCGTCGGTGCCATCGACGAGGTCCTGAGCAGGATCGTCGCCACCCTGGCCTCATGA
- the rpsM gene encoding 30S ribosomal protein S13: MARISGVDLPRDKRVVIGLTYIFGVGNSRALETCHAAKVSPDTKVRDLTDDEVNRLRRTLDDSEFRVEGDLRREVAQNIKRKVEIGSYQGVRHRRNLPVNGQRTHTNARTRKGPRVAIAGKKKAVKK, encoded by the coding sequence ATGGCACGAATCTCCGGGGTGGACCTGCCCCGCGACAAGCGAGTTGTGATCGGCCTTACCTACATCTTCGGGGTGGGCAACAGCCGCGCCCTGGAGACCTGCCATGCGGCCAAGGTCTCCCCCGACACCAAGGTACGCGACCTCACCGACGACGAGGTCAACCGTCTGCGACGGACCCTCGACGACTCCGAGTTCCGAGTCGAAGGCGACCTGCGTCGTGAGGTCGCCCAGAACATCAAGCGCAAGGTCGAGATCGGCAGCTACCAGGGGGTGCGGCATCGTCGCAACCTCCCGGTGAACGGCCAGCGCACCCACACCAATGCGCGCACCCGGAAGGGGCCGCGCGTCGCCATCGCCGGCAAGAAGAAGGCCGTGAAGAAGTAG
- the rplO gene encoding 50S ribosomal protein L15 codes for MRMKLHHLKPAAGSKKDRIRVGRGEGGRRGKTAGRGTKGDKARGSTPAWFEGGQMPIYRRLPKLKGFKNINRVEYAVVNVGRLNDFRKGSVVGPDELRAAGLIKKRGLVKVLGQGELDKELTIRAHAFSVGAIERILAAGGTAEVIE; via the coding sequence ATCCGAATGAAGTTGCATCATCTGAAGCCGGCAGCCGGCTCGAAGAAGGATCGGATTCGCGTCGGACGCGGTGAAGGCGGCCGGCGCGGAAAGACCGCCGGACGGGGCACCAAGGGCGACAAGGCCCGGGGCAGCACGCCGGCCTGGTTCGAGGGTGGGCAGATGCCGATCTACCGGCGGCTGCCGAAGCTCAAGGGTTTCAAGAACATCAACCGGGTCGAGTACGCCGTGGTGAACGTCGGACGCCTCAACGACTTCCGCAAGGGGAGCGTCGTCGGACCCGACGAGCTGCGCGCCGCCGGACTGATCAAGAAGCGCGGTTTGGTCAAGGTGCTGGGACAGGGCGAGCTCGACAAGGAGCTGACCATCAGGGCCCACGCCTTCAGTGTCGGCGCCATCGAGCGTATTCTGGCGGCGGGTGGCACCGCCGAAGTCATCGAATGA
- a CDS encoding DNA-directed RNA polymerase subunit alpha, translating to MLIVQRPQIEEVVVDECRSRFIVEPLEPGFGYTLGNTLRRTLLSRIPGAAITSVRIEGVQHEFSTVPGIVEDVVDIILNLKGVVLRVEVDGPQTLYLSARGKGDVTAGDIKAPAGVEVVNPDLHIASLSSSGKLEIEMSCERGVGYRSADRNKRGEGIGVIPIDSIFSPVRKVAYTVESTQVGQMTNFDKLVLDVYTDGAVSPNEALSSAGKTLGELLGLFADFGEGIGLELGDVITTESASPDLDLPIEALDLSERPRNCLRRAQIQTVGELVLKSEEDLLNITNFGQKSLEEVIAKLDELGLSLTVSRDSEGGV from the coding sequence GTGCTGATCGTCCAGCGTCCACAGATCGAAGAAGTAGTCGTCGACGAGTGTCGCTCCCGTTTCATCGTGGAGCCGCTCGAGCCGGGGTTCGGCTACACGCTGGGCAACACCCTGCGCCGCACCCTGCTCTCCCGTATCCCGGGAGCGGCCATCACCTCGGTGCGCATCGAGGGCGTGCAGCACGAGTTCTCCACCGTGCCCGGGATCGTCGAGGACGTCGTCGACATCATCCTCAACCTCAAGGGTGTGGTGCTTCGTGTCGAGGTCGACGGACCGCAGACTCTCTACCTCTCGGCGCGCGGCAAGGGCGACGTCACCGCCGGAGACATCAAGGCGCCCGCAGGAGTCGAGGTCGTCAATCCCGACCTCCACATCGCCTCGCTCTCGTCCTCTGGAAAGCTCGAGATCGAGATGTCATGTGAGCGCGGCGTCGGATACCGCAGCGCCGATCGCAACAAGCGCGGCGAAGGCATCGGGGTGATCCCTATCGACTCGATCTTCTCACCGGTCCGCAAGGTGGCCTACACCGTCGAGTCCACCCAGGTCGGTCAGATGACCAACTTCGACAAGCTGGTGCTCGACGTGTACACCGACGGCGCCGTGAGCCCGAACGAGGCACTGTCGTCGGCGGGAAAGACTCTCGGTGAGCTGCTCGGCCTGTTCGCCGACTTCGGTGAGGGCATCGGGCTGGAGCTCGGCGACGTCATCACCACGGAGTCCGCTTCGCCAGACCTCGACCTTCCCATCGAGGCTCTCGATCTCTCGGAGCGTCCCCGCAACTGCCTTCGCCGCGCACAGATCCAGACCGTGGGCGAGCTCGTGCTCAAGAGCGAAGAGGACCTGCTCAACATCACCAACTTCGGGCAGAAGAGCCTCGAAGAGGTGATCGCCAAGCTGGACGAGCTGGGCCTGTCGCTCACCGTGTCGCGCGACAGCGAAGGCGGGGTCTGA
- the rpsD gene encoding 30S ribosomal protein S4, with amino-acid sequence MARYVGPACRLCRRERTKLFLKGARCESSKCAIERKPYPPGEHGKGRIRETQYLIQLREKQKTRRIYGVLEKQFRRYYAEAARSKGITGESLLQILESRLDNVVFRAHFAESRAQARQLVNHAHFRVNGRRVDIPSYRVRPGDVITMRERSKGILPVQHSVDTASRRAAVEWLDVEVADRKITVVSLPSRAQIDTQVQEQLIVELYSK; translated from the coding sequence ATGGCACGCTACGTCGGACCCGCCTGCCGGCTTTGTCGCCGTGAGCGCACCAAGCTGTTCCTCAAGGGAGCGCGTTGCGAGTCGAGCAAGTGCGCGATCGAGCGCAAGCCCTATCCGCCGGGGGAGCACGGCAAGGGACGGATCCGTGAGACCCAGTACCTGATCCAGCTTCGCGAGAAGCAGAAGACGCGCCGCATCTACGGCGTGCTCGAGAAGCAGTTCCGCAGGTACTACGCCGAAGCGGCGCGCAGCAAGGGGATCACGGGCGAGAGCCTCCTCCAGATCCTCGAGAGCCGGCTCGACAACGTGGTGTTCCGCGCCCACTTCGCCGAGTCCCGGGCTCAGGCCCGGCAGCTGGTCAACCACGCCCACTTCCGGGTGAACGGCCGCCGGGTCGACATTCCTTCGTACCGCGTCCGGCCCGGCGACGTGATCACGATGCGGGAGCGCAGCAAGGGGATCCTCCCCGTACAGCACTCGGTCGACACCGCCTCTCGGCGTGCCGCAGTCGAGTGGCTGGACGTGGAGGTAGCCGATCGCAAGATCACCGTCGTGAGCCTGCCGAGCAGGGCTCAGATCGACACCCAGGTTCAGGAGCAGTTGATCGTCGAGTTGTACTCGAAGTAA
- the rpmJ gene encoding 50S ribosomal protein L36, whose product MKVRPSAKKMCEKCRIIRRRGRVWVICSNPRHKQRQG is encoded by the coding sequence ATGAAAGTACGTCCCAGTGCCAAGAAGATGTGCGAGAAATGTCGCATCATCAGGCGGCGCGGGCGCGTATGGGTGATCTGTTCCAACCCGCGTCACAAGCAGCGGCAGGGGTAG
- the rpsK gene encoding 30S ribosomal protein S11 — protein sequence MHQLVEKKKSRRRERRNILHGEAHITASFNNTIINITDLDGNTVVWTSGGTVGFKGSRKSTPYAAQVAAEQAARRAGEYGMRKVDVIVRGSGAGRETAIRTLQTMGMEVTGIKDVTPLAHNGVRLNKRRRKG from the coding sequence GTGCACCAGTTGGTAGAGAAGAAGAAGTCGAGGCGCCGGGAACGGAGGAACATCCTCCACGGCGAAGCGCACATCACCGCCAGTTTCAACAACACGATCATCAACATCACCGACCTCGATGGGAACACCGTCGTATGGACCTCGGGGGGGACGGTCGGGTTCAAGGGATCCCGGAAATCCACCCCGTACGCCGCCCAGGTCGCCGCCGAACAGGCGGCACGCCGTGCCGGTGAGTACGGGATGCGCAAGGTGGACGTGATCGTTCGGGGTTCGGGTGCCGGCCGTGAGACCGCCATTCGTACCCTGCAGACCATGGGCATGGAGGTCACAGGCATCAAGGACGTCACTCCTCTGGCCCACAACGGTGTGCGCCTCAACAAGCGGCGGAGGAAGGGCTAG
- the rpmD gene encoding 50S ribosomal protein L30, producing MAKGMLKIRLVRSTIGEKPKTRGAVRSLGLRRIDQVTERPDTPDVRGLIAAVAHLVEVESE from the coding sequence ATGGCCAAGGGAATGCTCAAGATCAGGCTCGTGCGCAGCACCATCGGCGAGAAGCCGAAGACGCGCGGCGCCGTGCGCAGCCTCGGGCTGCGACGCATCGACCAGGTGACCGAACGACCGGACACCCCGGACGTCCGTGGCCTGATCGCCGCAGTGGCCCATCTCGTGGAGGTCGAATCCGAATGA
- the secY gene encoding preprotein translocase subunit SecY, with product MLSVYRNMFRIRDLRNKVLFTLGIFAVYRLGAAIPVPGVDLDAVKAFADQAESAGIVGLLNLFSGGALETFSVFSLGIMPYITSSIIMQLLAVVIPKLQRLQEEGEAGRKVITQWTRYITVILALLQSTGLTYLFHRGTLTGGIDLVPNYTPGRVLIIAITLTAGTAFIMWLGELISQRGVGNGMSLIIFVSIVSQIPAQFAILATSAGGYANAKFIGVSLMFLVLTAGIIFVDQGQRRIPIQFSKRIRGRRMLGGQSTYIPLKVNTAGVIPVIFASSFLYFPALVASSIPAEGFFGPIRRFIDNNLVSGNSWWYVILFGLLIIFFTYFYTAIQFDPARQSDMIQRQGGFIPGIRPGSQTTRYLEHILSRITLPGSLFLAAVAVLPSIVAIFFGLSLGFSGISILIVVGVALETMKQIESQLMMRNYEGFLS from the coding sequence GTGCTCTCCGTCTACCGCAACATGTTCCGGATCCGGGATCTCCGGAACAAGGTGCTGTTCACGCTCGGCATCTTCGCCGTCTACCGGTTGGGTGCCGCCATTCCGGTGCCCGGCGTCGACCTCGATGCCGTCAAGGCCTTCGCCGACCAGGCGGAGTCGGCCGGGATCGTGGGCCTTCTCAACCTCTTCTCCGGAGGCGCCCTGGAGACCTTCTCGGTGTTCTCCCTGGGGATCATGCCCTACATCACCTCGTCGATCATCATGCAGCTGCTCGCCGTGGTCATCCCCAAGCTGCAGCGGCTGCAGGAGGAGGGTGAGGCGGGCCGCAAGGTGATCACCCAGTGGACCCGGTACATCACGGTGATCCTCGCCCTGCTGCAATCGACCGGCCTCACCTACCTGTTCCACCGGGGCACCCTCACCGGTGGAATCGACCTGGTCCCCAACTACACCCCGGGACGGGTCTTGATCATCGCCATCACCCTCACCGCCGGGACGGCTTTCATCATGTGGCTGGGTGAGCTCATCTCGCAGCGCGGCGTCGGCAACGGCATGTCGTTGATCATCTTCGTGAGCATCGTCAGCCAGATCCCGGCTCAGTTCGCCATCCTGGCGACCTCGGCCGGCGGTTACGCCAACGCCAAATTCATCGGCGTGTCGCTGATGTTCCTGGTGCTCACCGCCGGGATCATCTTCGTGGATCAGGGACAGCGCCGGATTCCGATCCAGTTCTCCAAGCGGATCCGGGGGCGGCGCATGCTGGGCGGACAGAGCACCTACATCCCGTTGAAGGTGAACACGGCCGGGGTGATTCCGGTGATCTTCGCCTCCAGCTTCCTCTACTTCCCGGCACTGGTCGCCTCGTCGATTCCGGCGGAGGGGTTCTTCGGGCCGATCCGGCGGTTCATCGACAACAACCTCGTGAGCGGAAACTCGTGGTGGTATGTGATCCTGTTCGGCCTGCTCATCATCTTCTTCACCTACTTCTACACGGCCATCCAGTTCGATCCGGCCCGACAATCGGACATGATCCAGCGGCAGGGCGGGTTCATCCCCGGCATCAGGCCGGGCTCGCAGACCACGCGCTACCTGGAGCACATCCTCAGCCGGATCACGCTGCCCGGTTCGCTGTTCCTGGCGGCGGTGGCGGTGCTGCCGTCGATCGTGGCGATCTTCTTCGGCCTCTCGCTCGGGTTCTCCGGGATCTCCATCCTGATCGTCGTCGGCGTGGCGCTGGAGACGATGAAACAGATCGAGAGCCAGCTGATGATGCGCAACTACGAGGGATTCCTGTCGTGA